A single region of the Pseudomonas solani genome encodes:
- a CDS encoding GNAT family N-acetyltransferase has product MHLRPLDFPRDAEALSAFDAGYDTHLLYRVERQGLAFALVEERRAEPFRKRYDAEGFAEDVEDADFALAAVAEDGSLAGFACVRLEEWNRSAELSALFVAPAHKGQGLGRRLLDEATTFARASDARCLWLETQSSNHPAISFYLKSGFAFSGLNTALYDPRETAPEEVALFFSQPLGA; this is encoded by the coding sequence ATGCACCTGCGCCCCCTCGATTTCCCCCGCGACGCCGAAGCCCTGAGCGCCTTCGATGCCGGCTACGACACCCACCTGCTCTACCGCGTGGAGCGGCAGGGCCTGGCCTTTGCGCTGGTCGAGGAACGTCGCGCGGAGCCCTTCCGCAAGCGCTATGACGCCGAGGGGTTCGCCGAGGATGTCGAGGACGCCGACTTCGCCCTCGCCGCCGTGGCCGAGGACGGCAGCCTGGCCGGGTTCGCCTGCGTACGGCTGGAGGAATGGAACCGCAGCGCCGAGCTGAGCGCGCTGTTCGTCGCGCCGGCCCACAAGGGCCAGGGGCTGGGCCGGCGGCTGCTGGACGAGGCGACCACCTTCGCCCGCGCCAGCGACGCGCGCTGCCTGTGGCTGGAGACCCAGAGCAGCAACCACCCGGCCATCAGTTTCTACCTGAAATCCGGCTTCGCCTTCAGTGGCCTCAACACCGCCCTCTACGACCCGCGCGAGACGGCGCCCGAGGAAGTCGCGCTGTTCTTCAGCCAGCCCCTGGGCGCCTGA
- a CDS encoding DMT family transporter, giving the protein MSRRAQGYLLLSLAMMTVGTTVIASKVLAGNVPPFQATALRFVLALPVMLWLLRRQGWPYLGAGDRVLLVLQAAAGSVGYTVLLVMGLAHLPAADAGVIIGTLPAVSALFSVLVLGERPGLRPVASVALATLGVMAVAWKASGPSSGFGMLCVFGAVLCESAFILLNKRMRQPLGAVQQATAMVVLGLLVSAPLALLEGPVAWPAPASLGALAWYAWVPTAAGFLLWYAGSSRVSGGEAATFTAVAPLTAVALAAVLLGEPLGLFQGLGIGAVVLAILVLAVPLRDTANR; this is encoded by the coding sequence GTGTCGAGACGTGCACAAGGCTATCTGCTGCTGTCACTGGCGATGATGACGGTGGGCACCACGGTCATCGCTTCCAAGGTCCTGGCGGGCAACGTGCCGCCGTTCCAGGCCACCGCGCTGCGCTTCGTCCTGGCCCTGCCGGTGATGCTGTGGCTGCTGCGGCGCCAGGGTTGGCCGTATCTGGGGGCTGGGGACCGTGTGTTGCTGGTGCTCCAGGCCGCCGCTGGCAGCGTGGGCTACACGGTGCTGCTGGTGATGGGCCTGGCCCACCTGCCGGCGGCGGATGCGGGGGTGATCATCGGCACCTTGCCGGCGGTGTCCGCGCTGTTCTCGGTGCTGGTACTGGGGGAGCGACCGGGGCTGCGGCCGGTGGCCAGCGTGGCGTTGGCGACCCTCGGGGTGATGGCGGTGGCCTGGAAGGCCAGCGGGCCGAGCAGCGGGTTCGGCATGCTCTGCGTGTTCGGCGCAGTGCTGTGCGAGAGCGCGTTCATCCTGCTCAACAAGCGCATGCGCCAACCGTTGGGCGCGGTGCAGCAGGCCACGGCCATGGTCGTCCTCGGGTTGCTGGTGTCGGCACCGCTGGCCCTGCTGGAGGGGCCGGTGGCCTGGCCTGCGCCGGCATCCCTGGGGGCGCTGGCGTGGTACGCCTGGGTGCCGACGGCGGCGGGCTTCCTGCTCTGGTACGCCGGCTCGTCGCGGGTCAGCGGCGGGGAGGCGGCCACCTTCACGGCGGTGGCTCCGCTTACGGCGGTGGCGCTGGCGGCCGTGTTGCTGGGGGAGCCGCTGGGGCTGTTCCAGGGGCTGGGCATTGGCGCGGTGGTCCTGGCGATCCTGGTGCTGGCGGTGCCGTTACGCGACACGGCAAACCGCTAG